From the genome of Lotus japonicus ecotype B-129 chromosome 6, LjGifu_v1.2, one region includes:
- the LOC130725980 gene encoding protein STRUBBELIG-RECEPTOR FAMILY 3-like isoform X2 gives MGYTNSVLHVRIFVISMVILTGTFCLGETDPVDVAAISSLYVALGSPPLLGWKAVGGDPCLELWQGVACVFSNITAIRLGGMNLGGELGTNLDFPSIIEIDLSDNHIGGAIPFTLPPTLRSLSLSKNLLNGSIPDAFSLLTQLSNLGLASNNLSGQLPSSMGSLSSLTALELQNNQLSGTLNILQDLPIQNLDIENNLFFGPIPPKLLTIPTFRKDGNPFNTTIIPSPPAAAPSLVDMAPSPEGSPWNGANSPFSLTAPIHASSKKSFIAKNVIWIAAAGFSIFIALGICLFMLLCFKRRPEKKNSKKLDVGVYVKPLSKPTCSDTVSEVTDPEEKGQGYGLSHLQPPPHSLPTIPCEKVIINPAITTKVTNGQVMTSSIKVYTVASLQQYTNSFAQENCIGEGTLGSVYRAELPDGKLLAVKKLNATASMDQNDEQFLQLVSSISKIQHANIAKLVGYCAEYGQRLLVYEYYSNGTLHDALHGDDEHCIKLPWNARIRAALGAARALEYLHESFRPPIVHRNFRSANVLLNEKLEVFVSDCGLGPLLSSGSAGQLSGRLLTSYGYSAPEFESGSYTQQSDVFSFGVIMLELLTGRKSYDRSLPRGEQFLVRWAVPKLHDIDALSRMVDPCLNGAYPMKSLSRFADIVSSCIQREPEFRPAMSEIVQDLLLML, from the exons ATGGGCTATACTAATTCGGTCTTGCATGTTCGAATCTTTGTCATCTCCATGGTGATTCTTACAGGGACTTTCTGTCTTGGAGAGACAGACCCGGTTGACG TTGCAGCAATCAGTAGTCTATATGTTGCTCTGGGCTCACCACCTCTTCTAGGGTGGAAGGCAGTGGGAGGAGACCCGTGTTTGGAACTGTGGCAAGGAGTGGCTTGTGTCTTCTCCAACATTACTGCCAT ACGGCTTGGAGGCATGAATTTGGGTGGAGAGCTGGGCACTAATTTGGATTTTCCATCCATCATAGAAAT TGATCTTAGTGACAACCATATTGGAGGGGCCATTCCATTCACTTTGCCTCCTACTCTGAGGAGCTT GTCTCTTTCAAAAAATCTGTTAAATGGAAGCATTCCAGATGCCTTTTCCTTACTAACCCAGTTATCAAATTT GGGTTTGGCGAGTAACAACTTGAGTGGTCAACTACCTTCCTCAATGGGGAGTTTATCATCTCTTACCGCATT AGAGTTGCAGAACAATCAACTTTCTGGAACCCTTAATATTTTGCAAGACCTTCCTATACAGAATCT GGATATAGAGAATAATTTGTTCTTTGGGCCAATTCCTCCAAAATTGTTGACTATCCCGACTTTCAG AAAAGATGGGAATCCGTTTAATACAACTATTATTCCATCACCTCCTGCTGCAGCCCCTTCACTGGTAGATATGGCTCCATCCCCTGAAGGATCACCTTGGAATGGGGCAAATAGTCCTTTTTCCCTGACAGCACCAATTCATGCTAGTTCTAAGAAGTCTTTCATAGCTAAGAATGTCATTTGGATTGCTGCGGCAGGTTTCTCGATATTTATTGCATTGGGAATATGTCTTTTTATGTTGCTGTGCTTCAAGAGAAGGCCAGAAAAGAAAAACTCTAAGAAACTTGATGTGGGTGTTTATGTGAAGCCTTTGAGTAAACCTACATGCAGTGACACAGTTTCTGAAGTAACTGATCCAGAAGAGAAAG GGCAGGGTTATGGGCTTTCACACCTGCAGCCACCACCACATTCTCTCCCAACCATTCCTTGTGAGAAGGTCATCATCAATCCGGCTATAACTACCAAAGTAACCAATGGACAAGTTATGACAAGTTCTATCAAAGTGTATACTGTTGCATCACTTCAGCAATATACAAATAGCTTTGCCCAGGAAAATTGTATTGGGGAAGGCACACTTGGGTCTGTTTATAGGGCTGAGCTCCCTGATGgaaag CTATTGGCAGTGAAGAAACTGAACGCTACTGCTTCCATGGACCAGAATGATGAACAATTTCTTCAATTGGTATCCAGCATCTCAAAAATTCAGCATGCTAATATTGCAAAGCTTGTCGGCTACTGTGCTGAGTATGGCCAAAGACTCCTTGTATATGAGTATTACAGTAATGGGACCCTACATGATGCTCTGCATGGGGATGATGAACACTGTATCAAACTTCCATGGAATGCACGCATTAGGGCCGCACTTGGAGCTGCAAGAGCTTTAGA GTATCTGCATGAGAGCTTTCGGCCGCCTATTGTGCATCGGAATTTCAGATCCGCTAATGTTCTCCTGAATGAAAAGTTGGAAGTATTCGTTTCTGATTGTGGATTGGGTCCTTTACTATCTTCTGGCTCTGCTGGTCAG TTATCAGGACGCCTCCTCACATCTTATGGTTACAGTGCTCCGGAATTTGAGTCTGGAAGTTATACACAGCAAAGTGATGTCTTCAGTTTTGGAGTCATAATGCTAGAACTCCTCACTGGAAGAAAATCCTATGACAG GTCACTGCCTCGTGGGGAGCAATTTTTGGTCAGATGGGCAGTTCCTAAACTTCACGACATCGATGCATTGTCAAGAATGGTTGATCCTTGCTTAAACGGAGCCTATCCTATGAAGTCCTTGTCGCGTTTTGCGGATATTGTTTCTTCATGTATACAG CGTGAACCTGAATTCCGTCCAGCTATGTCTGAAATTGTTCAAGATCTGTTGCTAATGCTGTAA
- the LOC130725980 gene encoding protein STRUBBELIG-RECEPTOR FAMILY 3-like isoform X1 codes for MGYTNSVLHVRIFVISMVILTGTFCLGETDPVDVAAISSLYVALGSPPLLGWKAVGGDPCLELWQGVACVFSNITAIRLGGMNLGGELGTNLDFPSIIEIDLSDNHIGGAIPFTLPPTLRSLYVFFIISKFMFFLLYLLFSETPVAGPICKSILNQVFWYLICRSLSKNLLNGSIPDAFSLLTQLSNLGLASNNLSGQLPSSMGSLSSLTALELQNNQLSGTLNILQDLPIQNLDIENNLFFGPIPPKLLTIPTFRKDGNPFNTTIIPSPPAAAPSLVDMAPSPEGSPWNGANSPFSLTAPIHASSKKSFIAKNVIWIAAAGFSIFIALGICLFMLLCFKRRPEKKNSKKLDVGVYVKPLSKPTCSDTVSEVTDPEEKGQGYGLSHLQPPPHSLPTIPCEKVIINPAITTKVTNGQVMTSSIKVYTVASLQQYTNSFAQENCIGEGTLGSVYRAELPDGKLLAVKKLNATASMDQNDEQFLQLVSSISKIQHANIAKLVGYCAEYGQRLLVYEYYSNGTLHDALHGDDEHCIKLPWNARIRAALGAARALEYLHESFRPPIVHRNFRSANVLLNEKLEVFVSDCGLGPLLSSGSAGQLSGRLLTSYGYSAPEFESGSYTQQSDVFSFGVIMLELLTGRKSYDRSLPRGEQFLVRWAVPKLHDIDALSRMVDPCLNGAYPMKSLSRFADIVSSCIQREPEFRPAMSEIVQDLLLML; via the exons ATGGGCTATACTAATTCGGTCTTGCATGTTCGAATCTTTGTCATCTCCATGGTGATTCTTACAGGGACTTTCTGTCTTGGAGAGACAGACCCGGTTGACG TTGCAGCAATCAGTAGTCTATATGTTGCTCTGGGCTCACCACCTCTTCTAGGGTGGAAGGCAGTGGGAGGAGACCCGTGTTTGGAACTGTGGCAAGGAGTGGCTTGTGTCTTCTCCAACATTACTGCCAT ACGGCTTGGAGGCATGAATTTGGGTGGAGAGCTGGGCACTAATTTGGATTTTCCATCCATCATAGAAAT TGATCTTAGTGACAACCATATTGGAGGGGCCATTCCATTCACTTTGCCTCCTACTCTGAGGAGCTTGTATGTTTTCTTTATTATCTCTAAATTCATGTTTTTCTTGTTATATTTACTATTTAGTGAAACGCCAGTTGCTGGACCTATATGCAAAAGTATACTTAACCAGGTTTTTTGGTACTTAATATGCAGGTCTCTTTCAAAAAATCTGTTAAATGGAAGCATTCCAGATGCCTTTTCCTTACTAACCCAGTTATCAAATTT GGGTTTGGCGAGTAACAACTTGAGTGGTCAACTACCTTCCTCAATGGGGAGTTTATCATCTCTTACCGCATT AGAGTTGCAGAACAATCAACTTTCTGGAACCCTTAATATTTTGCAAGACCTTCCTATACAGAATCT GGATATAGAGAATAATTTGTTCTTTGGGCCAATTCCTCCAAAATTGTTGACTATCCCGACTTTCAG AAAAGATGGGAATCCGTTTAATACAACTATTATTCCATCACCTCCTGCTGCAGCCCCTTCACTGGTAGATATGGCTCCATCCCCTGAAGGATCACCTTGGAATGGGGCAAATAGTCCTTTTTCCCTGACAGCACCAATTCATGCTAGTTCTAAGAAGTCTTTCATAGCTAAGAATGTCATTTGGATTGCTGCGGCAGGTTTCTCGATATTTATTGCATTGGGAATATGTCTTTTTATGTTGCTGTGCTTCAAGAGAAGGCCAGAAAAGAAAAACTCTAAGAAACTTGATGTGGGTGTTTATGTGAAGCCTTTGAGTAAACCTACATGCAGTGACACAGTTTCTGAAGTAACTGATCCAGAAGAGAAAG GGCAGGGTTATGGGCTTTCACACCTGCAGCCACCACCACATTCTCTCCCAACCATTCCTTGTGAGAAGGTCATCATCAATCCGGCTATAACTACCAAAGTAACCAATGGACAAGTTATGACAAGTTCTATCAAAGTGTATACTGTTGCATCACTTCAGCAATATACAAATAGCTTTGCCCAGGAAAATTGTATTGGGGAAGGCACACTTGGGTCTGTTTATAGGGCTGAGCTCCCTGATGgaaag CTATTGGCAGTGAAGAAACTGAACGCTACTGCTTCCATGGACCAGAATGATGAACAATTTCTTCAATTGGTATCCAGCATCTCAAAAATTCAGCATGCTAATATTGCAAAGCTTGTCGGCTACTGTGCTGAGTATGGCCAAAGACTCCTTGTATATGAGTATTACAGTAATGGGACCCTACATGATGCTCTGCATGGGGATGATGAACACTGTATCAAACTTCCATGGAATGCACGCATTAGGGCCGCACTTGGAGCTGCAAGAGCTTTAGA GTATCTGCATGAGAGCTTTCGGCCGCCTATTGTGCATCGGAATTTCAGATCCGCTAATGTTCTCCTGAATGAAAAGTTGGAAGTATTCGTTTCTGATTGTGGATTGGGTCCTTTACTATCTTCTGGCTCTGCTGGTCAG TTATCAGGACGCCTCCTCACATCTTATGGTTACAGTGCTCCGGAATTTGAGTCTGGAAGTTATACACAGCAAAGTGATGTCTTCAGTTTTGGAGTCATAATGCTAGAACTCCTCACTGGAAGAAAATCCTATGACAG GTCACTGCCTCGTGGGGAGCAATTTTTGGTCAGATGGGCAGTTCCTAAACTTCACGACATCGATGCATTGTCAAGAATGGTTGATCCTTGCTTAAACGGAGCCTATCCTATGAAGTCCTTGTCGCGTTTTGCGGATATTGTTTCTTCATGTATACAG CGTGAACCTGAATTCCGTCCAGCTATGTCTGAAATTGTTCAAGATCTGTTGCTAATGCTGTAA